ATTCTACCCCAACGTCATTCTTGGAGATAGATGAGAGTAGTAACAGCCTACTTCCTGTTCCTAAGGTAAAAAGATTATTGACTTCTTTGAGAGAGTATTCAGACCTCAGTTCAGATAATTCATCTATCCCATGCATGAGTGAAGATCTGTTTACATTACATTTTCCAAACACATCTATTTTATAATGATATATGAAGTTGATATAAAGCAATTTTGAGAAGGAATGTATTAGcaactgggaaaataaatacaGTTCTCATTTAGAagatgttactttaaaaaaaattaggagttaTAATAGATGATGAAGGTGAGGTAGACATATGTTTAAGGCATAATGGATAGTCAACATAAAAGTTTTGAGAATTACAGAGTGTTCGTATTCCCTATATgatcaggagggaaacaaggatgtccattataatcactattattcagcattgtattagaaatgttggctttagcaataataaaagaaaaaaggaagttaaagtaattagaataggcaatgagataataaaactattattctttgcagatgatatgatgatatacttagagaatcccagaaaatcattcaaaaacctactagaaacaagTCACAGCTTTaccaaaattgcaggatataaaatgaacccCCACAAATCATCACCAAccctatatattactgacaaaacccatcagcaaaagattaaaagagaaaaaaagagaaattccacttaaaattactgtagacaaagtAAAATACCtgacaagacaaacccaagaactatgtGAACAAAATTACTAAACATTTCTTCtgcaaataaagtcatatctaaacaattggaaaagtatcaagtgttcatggctgtgccaagctaatataataaaattgacaatttgcctaaattgatctacttttccagtgctataccaattaaactgccaaaacattattttatagaacctAGGAAAATGGAAAGGGATGGTAGCTTAGCAATACGAAATCTAAAACTCTgttataaaatagcagtcatcaaaaccatttactactggctaagaaatagagtgttggatcaatagaatagattagatacacatgacacaataatcaaggtctatagcaatttagtatttgataaaccccagaACTcaagcttctggaataaaaactcattatttgacaaaaattgctgagaaaactggaaaataatatgtcagaaactcatcatagatctacatctcacatgacataccaaaataagattaaaatgggtatgtgatttgagcaaaaagaataattccataaacaaattaggagaacacaGGATAATTTGCCTATAAGATCTTTGGATacggaagaaatttatgaccaaagaagaactagataatattatgaaaggcaaaacagacaattttgattacattaagtcaaaaaggttttacacacacacaaaaaaaaaaacagaaccaagattaaaagtaaagtacaaagctgggaaaaaatattttacagttaatatttatgataaaagtctgatttctaaaatatataaagtactgtgtccaatttataagaatacaagtcacttcccaatttataaatgctcaaaggatatgaacaattttcagatgaagaaattaaagccatctatagttataaaaaatgctctaaatcataattgattagagaaattcaaattaaagcaactctgaggtaccacatcaCACTTCTCATATTGGTAGAGATGACATtatatgatgaatgttggagaggatgtaagaaaactggaacactgattcattgttggtggagttgtgaaatgattgaaCCATTTTCCAGAGCAATCTGGCtgaaagagctatcaaactgtgcataccctttgacctagtagTGCTATTACTGGATCTGCATTCAAAGGAaaacataaaggagggaaaagagcccgcatgtgtaaaaatattgtagcagctcttttttagtagcaaagaattgggaaacaagtggatgtccatcaattgagaaatgactgaacatgttGCAgtataagaaagtaatggaatatttttgttctataaaaaatgatgaacaagctgatttttagaaGGTCtagaatgatttacatgaactgatgctgagcaaaacaagcggAACCAGGAGTACATTGTATAACATAAAGGCAAGAATGTGTAATGAagaactataaaagacttggatcttctcagtggtccagtgattcaaagcaatcataatagactctggacagaaaatgccatctgcatccagagaaagaatgaaggagacttaaatcaactctgttcacttctttttttttttttaatctcatgatttttctcttttgctctgatttttctctctgaacatgattcataaagcaatgtgcactAAAAATaagtgtgaaaaagaaaaaaaaagagggaattacAGTATTATATGAAAACTATTATAGTGATAGAGAATTATTATTTAATCAACCCAAAAAGGTAAGTATAAGTAAGATTATTAAGATCTTTGAATGGCATATATTTTGTTCTAGAACTTTTAAAGATACTAAAAATTTAGGGgaacagagggaggaagaaggatgaTATGATCAGAACTGCATTTTAGGGACAATCACTTTTGCAATTATGTGAAAGCTGGAGtgaaataggaaactgaggctcaacaATTAAATTACTTGGCCATAATTAAGTAGTTTTTAAGTATCAAGTTTAGAAATTGAATTGCAAGTGCTCTTAACTCTAGGTACAGCACTCTGTCCACAATGCCAAGCTGTCTCTAAATGGAATCTATAAGAATCATTTTGAAGTGTTTGAACTTGAAATAATAGACAAaggaaccaaatcaattccaatagagcagtaatgagctgaaccagctacacccagcaaaagaactctaggagatgattatgaaccactacatagaattcccacaccctctaattttgtccgcctgcattttggatttccttcacaggctaattgtacactatttcaaagtccgattctttttatacagcaaaacaactgtttggtcatatatacatatattgtatttaatttgtactctaacatatttaacatggattggtcaacctgccacctggggatggaagggaaggaagggaaaaattagaacaaaaggtttggcaattgtcaattttgtaaaattacccatgcatatatctggtaaataaaaactattaaaaaaaagaaagaatagacaaagaaattcaattatcttttgaaatgaaatgaaaacagtgttttaataagatttttctaACAGTATAGGAAGAACATATggctgaagaagaaaattgaaaagatagCCAGGAGATTATAACAGAAGCTTATAAAGCATTGAACTAGAGTTAAAAATCTGGGAACAGGGAAGAAATAGTTATTCTTCTTTGGgtatgaagaaggaagaaacaacaGAACTTGGTGAAACATCAATGAaggggaaaaagataaagaagaaacaagaCAGAGTTGGAGAAGGACCTTAAAGGTTATCTGATAATCAAATGCCGTCATTTTATAGAGCAAGAAATCAGAACCCAAAGAGATTAAGTTATTTGGCAAAGATCACATGGGTAGTGAAGGAGGAATACTTTAACATGAACACAGACTATATTTGAGTTTATAACCTGGTAATATAGAAAGGGTAAAGATACACAAATGAGGTAGTTGGGGAGGAATACAAATTTTGAGGTTAAAgggagcaaataaaataaatgatttggaaaatacTCAATTTAAGAGCATAAGGGAgtatttatgaaaatgttttttaagaaGTCAAAAATGTGGgaggaaaattagaaatagaCATGAAGATTTGAGAATAGTCGATATAGGTGCAAAAGAATCATCAAACTTGACAGTTTGAAAGAACTTCAAAGGTCTTAGTGTAACCTCAGCCTGAGCAGGAATCAACCTTCTTAGCAAGTGGTCATCCAACATGACAgcctcttttaaaaagaaaaaatattaccaaCAAATACAGTATATCCCAATTTTGAGCAGCTCTAATTagaaggaagtttttctttatattgaaccaAATATCTATCTCTCTACTTCTTCAAGACTTTATCCTAAGTTCTTCCCAGAGATTCCAGACAAATCAAGTTTAGTTCTCCCACATTTAAAGATACCCATAATGTTCATTCTGTTTCCTCTACTCACACCAAACATCCACAGCTCTTGAATTTATTCTCATGCTATGTGTTATTTGATCTTACTGTACTGACTACTTTTTAATTTGCCAATTACTGTCCCAAATGTGGGActtaaaaatgaatatgatataTATCATGTTGTCTGACCAGGGCAAAGTACATCATAACACTTGTTCTTGACACTTTACTTCTGTTAATGAAGCCTAGTTGGAAGTAGcttacttttaaaagtataatgtCTCCCTTGCAAATCCATACTGATTTTGTAGCCTAGTAAGttttttatatgaattattatatGCCTGTCCATCTGAATCAGAAaccaagattttatatttaactttaaaCTTACATTTATTCTACTTCTTCATTAAAAACCTAATCTGATCCTTcaatataacatttatttatttcctaagGATATGACAACAATTAATTATTTGACTAATTCTCATAAACTTTGGCAAGGCTCCAAGCATGGGATCCAATGATATCCATCTGTAAAGCTATGTGTCTGTTTTCTGGGAAACATTCTGAGTTTATAAGTTTTCCTCACATAAGATCCACAAAGGAtcacaggatttttaaaaacatttttagtcaTAGCAGCTCATTAGGAGGTCATTCAATCAAAAGCATTTAAAGCCCCCATTTATGGCAAGTGATTATGgatccaaaaaagcaaaaaatatataatctttgcTCTTGAGACCTCACAATATAATAGGAGagataacaagaaaataaaaatatcccaGGAAGCTAGGCACAGGAAAATGGAGAAtaagcactagaattaaaaggattaGGAAAAATATCCTATAACTGTCAGATTTTAGCTAGAATTTGAGAGAAACTAAAGGAGTTCAATTAGCAGGGCATAGTCATAGTCCAGATATGAGGTGATGAGTATCTGATGTAGGATAGTGACAGTATCAGAGTAGAGAAGGGGATATATACAAGAGATATCATGAAGATAAAATTGCTAAGCTTTGGCAACAAATTAGATATAGGGGATGAAATTGTTGGTAACACCTAGATTGTGAGTCAGAACAGGTAGGAGGATGGTGTTGCTCTCAATagtaatagaaatttttaaaagtaagagaAGGATTTAGGGAGAAATAGTGGGTTCAGATGGACTGAGTTTAAGATGAAAACGAGACATCCAATTTGAAATATCTCAAAGACAGTCGTACATGTAAGATTGGAATTCAACAGAGAGCTTAGAGTTAGATAAATGGATTGAGAACAATGAACACAAACATGGCAATTAAATTCATACCACCAATTAAATAAAATCACCAAATGAAccatagaaggaaaagagaaagatcagGAGAGAATTATTTGTGACATTTATGGTTAGTAGGTATAACTTGGatgaggatccaggaaagaagaatgagaaagtaGGAAGAAGACCAAGACAGAATGGTGTCCTGAAAATTGAGACAGTAGAGACTGTCAACAAGGAAGTTATCAATAGTTTCAAAAGCTGCAGGAAGgtcaagaagaagaaagattgggaaaaaagaccattaaaatttttatttaggaGAACACTGATAATTTTTGAAGGAACAATGATAAGGCTAAAAGCTGACTTGTGAGGGCTTAAGAAGAAAGTAAGAAATGAGAAAGTGGGGGTACCTGTTGAAGATAGTTTTCTGAAAGAGTTAATGCCACTAATGGGCAGGAAAGAGATAGCATGACAGATAAAATAGAAGGATCAAGAGGATTTTCTGAGGATGGGGAAGATATAGATGTGTTTCTATTCAATAAGGAGGGAGCCAGTagacagaaagattttttttttaatttttttttaattttttattttattttataattataacattttttgacagtacatatgcatgggtaattttttacaacattatctcttgcacttacttctattcagattttttcccttcctcccccaaccccctcccccagatggcaagcagtcttacatatgttaaatatattacagtataatttagatacaatatatgtgtgtagaaccgaatttttttgttgcacaggaagaattggattcagaaggtaaaaataacagtttacattcatttcccagtgttccttttctggatgtagctggttctgtccatcattaatcaattggaattggattagctcttctctatgttgaagaaatccaattccatcagcatacatcctcgtacagtatcattgttgaagtgtataatgatcttctggtagACAGAAAGATTAAAGGTAAATGAGAGGGTGGGGAAACACAGGGGGAACCTATTCAAGAGATGGGATGGAATAGGATTACTTGTAAAGATAAAAGCACTTTTCTAGAGAAAATATACCACCTCTTAATATAATATGGGGTAAAGAGCAAAGTAGCAGAAGGTATCTAATGATATGagatgagaggaaaaggggagaaacagCAGCTTTCATTGAATGGTCTCAATTTTATTAGTGAAGTATAAGACAAAGTTCTCCTTGCTCTCTACAAAGTTACTTCAGAGAGTGGGGAAGGGAAGTCATAGGACAGTtgagaagaaatgagaaggagCCACTGTGGAGATAATGAGTCCACTAGGAAAGGCTAGAAGTACTGCAAGCAGTAGTAAGGGCCCAGTTGAAGTTTTGTAACACAAATTACAATAAGAATAGTCAAATGATATTCTTAATCTTTGTTTAACGGTATACTTATTGGAGTTCCAGCAGATAGTGTAAATAACTCGTGaaatgaaaaaaacccaaaaagtagGATTATCATTCATCCTTCATCATGAGTGCTCATCTATGGACTGCCCCATTAAAGTGTTTCAAAAGATTGAATTCTggctttttttctcccaataatcTCTCTATTAATGATCAGATATTGATTTTAATGAGCTATAATTACTAGCCCAATCTCTTCTGAAGTCTAATCCAATGTCACCAACTTCTTGCTGAATAGACAtgctcaatttttcttctctcctaaaTCATCTCCAAGTTTCACAGTTTCCTTTCAGAGCACACCTATCTTTCACATTCCCCCAGGATTATAATTTTGGAATCATCTTTGACTTTTGATTCTTATTTACTCCCTCCACCATATATTCTACCCATTTCTGGTTTGTAAATTTTACCTTCATAAAATCTGTTTATACCCATTCCTTTCTCTTTAGTCACATAGTCAAGAACTTGGTTCTGACTTTTTGTAATATTATCCTATATTGATCcagtcttttctcctctcttaccCATCCTTCACATGGctttcaaaataatctttctaagtATAGGTGGAATAATGGCATTCTCCTATTTTAATAATCACTAGGGGCTTTCTATTATCCCTTGGATAAAATACTAACATCTCAACTTGTTAGTTAGAAGTCTTCACCATAGAGCGCTCACCTATACTTACAGTTATTCCATTTCCTATTAGTCACTTTTACAGACTTTATTCTAAGTATGATAAAGTTGGTTCTTTCCTACAATCATCTCCTATCTATATACCTTTGCACTCTCAGATATttagaatccctagctttcttttttttttttgttgagatGTACATTTTATTCAAAAGTTCAAATAGACTTCAGACATTACACAGCTTTTCCAATGAAAGTTCTTTGTGTAGTTTGCTCAAACAACTGAAATTGAAGGATGTGTGGCAGATGAAGGTGGCTCCTCATGAGTGCTCTTCAGCCAGTTTTTCAGCTTTTGTCACAGCCTCTTCGATGGGTCCTACCATATAGAAGGCCTGCTGTGAAAGATGGTCATACTGACCTGCCAAGATCTGTTGGAATCCCTTAATGGTTTCTTCCAGGGGTACCAACTTCCCCATATGTCCTGTGAATACCTCAGCAACCTGGAATGGTTGTGACAAGAATTGCTGGATTTTTCGGGCCTGAGACACTGTCAacttgttttcttcagataactcATCCATACTAAGGATAGCAATGATGTCCTGAAGGGATTTATAATCCTGAAGAATCTTTTGCACACCTCGGGCAACATCATAGTGCTCATTGCCAACAATGTTGGGATCCATGATTCGTGAGGTGGAGTCCAGAGGATCCACTGCAGGGTAAATGCCCAGCTCAGCAATGGCCCGGGAAAACACAGTGGTAGCATCCAAGTGAGCAAAGGTGGTGGCAGGAGCTGGGTCAGTCAAGTCATCAGCAGGCTCATAGACAGCTTGCACAGAGGTGATAGAACCCTTCTTAGTTGTGGTAATTCTTTCCTGCATGGTACCCATATCAGTGGCCAATGTGGGCTGGTACCCAACAGCAGAGGGGATTCTGCCTAGTAAAGCAGACACCTCTGAGCCAGCCTGAGTGAATCGGAAGATATTATCAGTGAAAAGCAGTACATCTTGACCCTCTTGGTCTCTGAAGTACTCAGCCACAGTAAGGCCAGTCAAGGCTACTCGAGCCCTAGCACCTGGTGGTTCATTCATTTGGCCATATACCAATGCTACCTTGGAAGTGGTATCCTTTAGATTGATGACACCAgattcaatcatctcattgcctTCTTGGGTTCTTTCACCAACGCCAGCAAACACAGAATAACCACCATGAGCCT
The Sminthopsis crassicaudata isolate SCR6 chromosome 4, ASM4859323v1, whole genome shotgun sequence genome window above contains:
- the LOC141565524 gene encoding LOW QUALITY PROTEIN: ATP synthase F(1) complex catalytic subunit beta, mitochondrial-like (The sequence of the model RefSeq protein was modified relative to this genomic sequence to represent the inferred CDS: inserted 2 bases in 1 codon), with product MLGLLGRAATASASGALQGLGADAPGSDLATSGPSALQSSRDYAAMTSPAAKSGAASGRIVAVIGAVVDVQFDEGLPPILNALEVQDRDTRLVLKVAQHVGESTVRTIAMDGTEGLVRGQKVLDSSAPIKIPVGPKTLGRIMNVIGEPIDERGPIKTXQFAAIHAEAPEFIEMSVEQEILFTGIKVVDILAPYAKGGKIGLFGGAGVGKTILIMELINNVAKAHGGYSVFAGVGERTQEGNEMIESGVINLKDTTSKVALVYGQMNEPPGARARVALTGLTVAEYFRDQEGQDVLLFTDNIFRFTQAGSEVSALLGRIPSAVGYQPTLATDMGTMQERITTTKKGSITSVQAVYEPADDLTDPAPATTFAHLDATTVFSRAIAELGIYPAVDPLDSTSRIMDPNIVGNEHYDVARGVQKILQDYKSLQDIIAILSMDELSEENKLTVSQARKIQQFLSQPFQVAEVFTGHMGKLVPLEETIKGFQQILAGQYDHLSQQAFYMVGPIEEAVTKAEKLAEEHS